The proteins below come from a single Danaus plexippus chromosome 9 unlocalized genomic scaffold, MEX_DaPlex mxdp_24, whole genome shotgun sequence genomic window:
- the LOC116767257 gene encoding glutamate receptor ionotropic, kainate glr-3, producing the protein MTFLFLPSRALGEVYTQVAYRLSYTLCTVKTPLILRTRADTSRIIKNIEISKDLQDLVADLINYLVRRDDVTCLTVVSDPVYLNVFEGALFKGIYTVPNIMIVVEEREDLLSPNFNTLESLRQARNDGCNVYLIILANGLQVTRLLKFGYKYRLLDTRAKYIMLHDVRLFHSANHYLWKSIVNVIFLKYHSKVIGDVKSKAWFDLSTVPFPNIIKEIFIPRRVDIWRRNKFHYGRDLFADKTGNLYDEVLNVVYVDHVPSVVVTKSNATNKVGGVEIEILKTLAQKMHFKPKLYEPINVESQKWGHKQDNGSFSGLLGEMVNSGADVALGNLQYTPSHLEMTDLSIPYTSQCWTFLTPEALTDNSWKTLILPFKLNMWIAVLLVLLVTGSIFYGLAIYYMNLLNYKGVSEGFEANDRKMSYTKPVGLYLFGEISNSILYTYGMLVVVSLPKLPTGWSIRLLTGWYWLYCILLVVSYRASMTAILANPTPRVTIDTLQELVDSKIACGGWGSETKKFFLESLDEMGQKIGEMFENVDDPEQATNKIAQGIFAYYDSENFLKYLTVKRKNMVLMTSPENNTRDRNLHIMKDCVVNIPISIGFHKNSPLKPLADVYLRRIVEVGLVEKWLNDAMYKIRTREKNEEEVKALINLKKLYCAFVALSIGYTLSSICLFLEFMHWHFVVKRDPGFDKYAMNEYYMHKNKKK; encoded by the exons ATGACGTTCCTGTTCCTACCGTCGCGGGCTTTAGGAGAGGTGTATACACAGGTCGCGTATAGATTAAGTTATACATTGTGTACAG TTAAAACACCTCTTATTCTTAGAACGAGGGCGGACACTAgtcgtattataaaaaatatagagattagTAAAGATTTGCAAGATCTCGTCGCGGATTTGATAAACTATTTGGTAAGAAGAGATGACGTCACCTGCCTCACAGTTGTATCTGATCCCGTGTATTTGAACGTCTTCGAAGGTGCTTTGTTTAAAGGAATATACACAGTGCCGAATATTATG atagtTGTCGAGGAGCGTGAAGACCTGTTATCTCCAAACTTCAATACACTCGAATCTTTACGACAAGCGCGAAATGATGGCTGCAATGTCTACCTTATCATCCTGGCTAATGGACTCCAAGTGACAAGATTGTTAAAATTCGgttataa ATACCGTCTCCTGGATACCAGAGCGAAGTATATAATGCTGCATGATGTAAGACTCTTTCATAGCGCTAATCATTATCTCTGGAAGAGTATTGTGAacgttatatttctaaaatatcatAGCAAAGTAATAGGGGATGTAAAAAGCAAGGCGTGGTTTGATCTCTCCACAGTTCCGTTTCCCAAtattatcaaagaaatattcataCCACGTCGTGTCGACATTTGGAGAaggaataaatttcattacggCAGAGACCTATTCGCCGATAAAACTGGCAATCTCTATGATGAAGTACTAAATGTGGTCTACGTTGATCACGTGCCTTCAGTAGTCGTTACCAAGTCCAATGCTACAAATAAAGTAGGAGGCGTCGAGATAGAg ATTCTCAAAACCTTAGCTCAGAAAATGCATTTTAAACCAAAGTTATACGAACCAATCAATGTCGAATCCCAGAAATGGGGTCACAAACAAGATAACGGTTCATTTTCTGGTCTCCTCGGTGAAATGGTTAACAGCGGCGCTGATGTTGCCCTTGGAAATTTGCAATATACCCCTTCCCATCTTGAAATGACTGATTTGAGCATACCGTACACGTCTCAATGCTGGACATTTCTCACACCAGAAGCCTTAACTGATAATTCTTGGAAAACCCTGATTTTGCCGTTTAA attGAACATGTGGATCGCAGTTTTATTGGTTTTACTTGTAACGGGTTCCATATTTTATGGTCTAGCTATATACTACATGaaccttttaaattataaaggtgTTTCTGAAGGTTTCGAAGCCAACGACCGTAAAATGTCAT ATACAAAACCTGTTGGGCTTTATTTGTTCGGTGAAATATCAAATAGTATCCTTTATACTTACGGAATGTTGGTTGTTGTATCTTTACCGAAGCTACCAACGGGCTGGTCCATTCGTCTACTTACTGGATGGTACTGGCTGTATTGTATCTTGTTAGTCGTGTCTTATAGAGCTAGTATGACCGCCATTTTAGCTAATCCAACACCCAGAGTCACTATAGACACATTACAAGAATTGGTAGACAGCAAAATAGCATGCGGCGGCTGGGGGAGTGAAACAAAGAAATTCTTCCTAGAATCTCTAGATGAAATGGGCCAGAAAATCGGTGAAATGTTCGAAAATGTCGATGACCCCGAACAAGCCACGAACAAAATAGCTCAAGGCATCTTTGCTTATTATGACAGCGagaattttctaaaatacttAACCGTTAAACGGAAGAACATGGTGTTGATGACGTCACCAGAAAACAACACAAGAGACAGAAACCTTCATATAATGAAGGATTGCGTCGTTAACATACCGATATCGATCGGCTTCCACAAGAACTCCCCGCTGAAGCCGCTGGCAGATGTTTACTTGAGACGAATAGTAGAGGTCGGACTCGTGGAAAAATGGCTTAATGACGCCATGTATAAGATAAGAACACGAGAAAAAAACGAAGAGGAAGTTAAGGCTTTGATAAATTTGAAGAAGCTCTACTGTGCTTTCGTGGCTCTAAGTATAGGATACACTTTAAGCTCGATATGCCTGTTTTTGGAGTTCATGCATTGGCATTTTGTTGTCAAAAGGGATCCAGGGTTTGACAAATATGCCATGAATGAATATTACATGCACAAGAATAAAAAGAAgtaa
- the LOC116767721 gene encoding RWD domain-containing protein 4 yields the protein MMSDDAEQQAEEIEVLKSIYEGDENFKQVDSKTYQYKYIDGEKTFILEIIWGPTYPTEKPSFNLDIFYNQNLLPSVKENILSIVNAEADQWVGCAMTYTIFEGLKEKVKEILEAQTEEAVIARVEKITIADQNESKKPEKKEQLSKAQKRRAWDRAEIGRAGEKPRGWDWVDIVKHLSQAPHTPS from the exons ATGATGTCGGATGATGCAGAGCAACAGGCGGAGGAGATTGAGGTGCTGAAATCAATTTATGAAGGCGATGAAAATTTCAAGCAAGTTGATTCAAAAACATACCAATACaag TACATAGATGgagaaaaaacatttatattagagATAATATGGGGACCCACATATCCTACGGAGAAACctagttttaatttagatattttctaCAATCAAAATCT ATTACCATCGGTCAAGGAGAATATACTTTCAATAGTTAATGCGGAGGCGGACCAGTGGGTCGGTTGTGCGATGACTTATACTATATTTGAAGGCCTCAAAGAGAAAGTTAAAGAAATTCTAGAAGCACAAACAGAAGAAGCAGTCATAGCCAGAGTTGAGAAGATTACTATCGCAGATCAG AATGAATCCAAGAAGCCGGAGAAGAAAGAACAGCTGAGTAAGGCCCAGAAGCGGCGTGCATGGGACAGAGCTGAGATCGGTCGAGCCGGAGAGAAACCCCGCGGCTGGGATTGGGTGGACATTGTCAAACATCTGTCACAGGCGCCCCACACACCCTCGTGA
- the LOC116767406 gene encoding uncharacterized protein LOC116767406, translating into MMSAQKCDCKENRRPTAGRSACICSSSGQKTAADSFKVPTLPVSRPLHTNNKASDKEQNGKPELKVRDDKKKQWALTDFDLGRPLGKGKFGNVYLAREKESHYVVALKVLFKSQILESDIEHQVRREVEIQCRLRHPNILRMYGYFHDEKRIYLILEFAKHGALYKLLKERGRFDEKTAAIYVRDLTKALIYCHSKKVIHRDIKPENLLIGHNFELKIADFGWSVHSPSSRRMTLCGTLDYLSPEMIEGKPHSYAVDIWSLGVLCYELLVGLPPFDAKDSHQTYRKIRYVIIKYPEFISEKAKDLMGKLLVTNPEQRLPLVEVLKHPWIIENAPEGVKPPVYNAEQKTCS; encoded by the coding sequence atgatgagTGCACAAAAATGtgattgtaaagaaaataggCGTCCGACTGCTGGCAGATCCGCATGCATTTGTTCTTCTAGCGGACAAAAAACCGCAGCTGATAGCTTCAAAGTGCCAACCCTACCTGTAAGTCGACCTCTTCATACTAACAACAAAGCTAGTGATAAAGAACAGAACGGTAAACCTGAACTCAAAGTGAGAGATGATAAGAAAAAGCAATGGGCACTTACTGATTTCGACTTGGGACGTCCTCTGGGTAAAGGAAAATTTGGAAATGTGTACTTAGCAAGAGAGAAGGAATCGCATTACGTTGTGGCATTAAAGGTACTCTTCAAAAGTCAGATTTTAGAGTCTGATATTGAGCATCAAGTGAGACGTGAAGTCGAAATACAGTGTAGACTGAGACATCCCAATATTTTGCGCATGTACGGATATTTTCACGATGaaaaacgtatatatttaattctggaATTCGCCAAACACGGTGCTCTGTATAAGTTGTTGAAGGAACGCGGGCGTTTTGATGAAAAAACAGCAGCTATATACGTGCGGGATCTAACAAAGGCGTTAATCTATTGTCATTCCAAAAAAGTTATTCATCGCGATATTAAAcctgaaaatttattgattggtCATAATTTCGAATTAAAGATTGCTGACTTTGGTTGGTCTGTTCATTCCCCATCTTCAAGACGTATGACTCTTTGTGGAACTCTAGATTATTTATCTCCAGAGATGATTGAAGGCAAGCCTCACAGCTATGCAGTGGATATTTGGAGTCTCGGGGTGCTATGTTATGAATTACTTGTAGGGTTGCCCCCATTCGACGCCAAGGATTCCCATCAAACTTATAGAAAGATAAGATatgttataatcaaatatcCAGAATTTATATCAGAGAAAGCCAAGGATTTGATGGGTAAATTGCTCGTTACCAATCCGGAGCAGAGATTACCTTTGGTGGAAGTTCTAAAGCATCCATGGATTATAGAAAATGCCCCCGAAGGTGTGAAACCTCCGGTTTATAATGCTGAACAAAAAACATGTAGTTAG